DNA sequence from the Nitrospinota bacterium genome:
CGTGCATAATGGCCACTTTTGTGATGACCCGTTTTTCGGGAGAATCTTATTACACCGAAAAACTCAAACGGCGCGGAATCATGCTCTGGCGCGGGCGGGACCTGACGGTGATGGACCGCATCCGGGTGGGGGAGGTGATGACCGAAGGGGTGACTGCGGTGCCGGAAAACCTTCCGTTCAGGAAAATTATGGAGCTTATCACCACATCGCGGGACAGCTATTTCCCGGTGATCAACCCCTCGGGAGAACTTTCCGGCATCATATCCGTCCAGAACATACGGGGCATCCTGCTGGACTCGGCGGAGCTTGCGGACCTTGTCGTCGCCAAGGAAATCGCCACGGCAAACGTCATCACTGTCACCGTGGACAACAATCTCAACGAGGCCATGGAGCGGTTCGCGCTAAAGGACATAGAGCAGCTCCCGGTCGTGCGCCCAAACGAGCCGAAAAAGGTGATAGGGATGCTTCGCCGGGTGGACATCATGGCCGCGTACAAAAAAGAGGTGCTGAAAAAATCACAGGTGGAGGAGGTATAAGAACAATGACCGCCGCTTCTTTCCAGAAAGTTGTGTCATCCATTCCAGCCGCGCTCGCGCTTGTGGCCGCGCTTGCCCATGTGTCCTTCGCGCATGGCGGCAAACAGCACGATGAAGAAAAGAAAACGCCCGCCCCGGCCCAAAGCGTCAAGGCAGATGACACGCTAACGCAAATCAGTGAACGTTATGTGAAGGAGGTTTTGCCGGTCTTCAAGCGCGCCTGTTTTAACTGCCACTCGTCGCAGCCGGTGTTCCCGTGGTATTACGCCATCCCCGGCGTTAAGCAGCTTATCAACCATGATATCCGCGAAGCCCGGGAGCATATGGACATGACGGCCGGTTTCCCTTTCAAGGGGCATGGCAAACCGAAAGAGGATCTGGCGGCGATAATTAAATCGATGGAAAAAGGGACCATGCCGCCGTTGCGCTACCGGATATTGCACGGCAATGAAGCCCTAAGCCAGGCCGAAAGGGAAATCATAAAAAAATGGGCCGCCGACGGGCTGGCGCTTATGGAGCGGAAACGTTAACCTTTGTTAAGGACTTTTCCGGCGGCGCCGTAAACTTCGTCCACCGTCACCGACGCCATGCACCTGTGGTCCTCCGGGCAGACTCTCTCCCAGCAAGGGGCGCAATCGGCCTTGTGATAAATCACGGTCACGTTATCGCCCAGCGGCATGGTCTCCTCCGGCGATGTGGGGCCGAATATGGCCACCACGGGGACTCCGAGGGCGGAGGCAAGATGCATCGGCCCGGTGTCGTTTGTGATGTACAGCGACAGGCGGGACAGCGCCGCCGCCAGCGTGGCGAGCCCCGTCCTTCCCACGAGGGATAACGGGCGGGATTTTGCGTGGGCTTTTGTCCGCGCTTCCAACTCCTTGTCCGATGCGGCCCCTATCAATACCACGTCCGCCTGCCCGGATAGCCGGTCGATCAGCTCCGCGAATTTTTCAGCCGGCCACATTTTCGCCGAGCCGTAACTTGCGCCGAATCCTATCCCCACCAGAGGCTTTCCGGAAACCGGCAATAGCGAGGCCGCTTCATCATTTGCTTTGTCTGGAATCACAAGTTTTGCCGGGATAGCTTCCACTTTGGGGAAAAATGCTTTGACCAGGTTGGCGTAATAATCCTGCTGGTGGAGCGAATGTTTTGGCGGGCGCGGGGCGGCGTGGGTGAGGAGGATGGAGCGCAATTCACCCGCATACCCTATCCTCCGGGGTGAGCCCATCATCATGGAGCGCCAGGCGGAGTTGAACGAGTTTGGCAGTATAAGCGCCGTGTCATACCTCCCATTCCTTATTCCCCCAATCGCGCTTAAGTCATCCGATGGGTGCGTGGCGGCCACATCAGGCAGGAGCGAACCTAACTCCATGAATGCGGACTTCACCGCGATGGACATGGAAAGTTCCGGGAACGCTTTTTTCATTCCGTACAGGGCGGGCAGCGCCATGACGCAATCTCCCAGCCAGTTTGGCATCACCGCCAGCAGTTTTCGGGGTGCGGCCATGTCAGCCATTTGCGGCTGTCCCCATGCCGGTCTTATTTGTGGCGGAGCGGATTATCTCCATGTCGCGCTCAATTTCCTCAAGGTCGGCCACGCCGGGCCTGGTCTTCCAGCGTTTGTGTATCCATAGCCATTGCTCCGGCGCCTGGCGGATCGCCTCTTCCAATGTCCCGCTTATCCTTGTCATTGCAAGGCGGATGTCCGCGGACCTGTCTCCGGTGACGTTCAACTCCACCGGGGGATGTATCCTCACCGTGTATGTGTCCGCCGCGTCGTCCCGCGCGCAAAAGACCGGAAGCACCGGAGCCCCGGTCCGCATCCCCATCACCGCGGGAGTCATGAAAGTGGCGGCGGCCTTGCCGAAGAACGGGACGAAGATGTTGTTGAACCCCGCGTTCTGGTCTATGGCGATTGTCACCACATGGCCGGCCCGAAGGTGGCGCAGGATTTCCCCGGCGGAGTTTTCCTTTTTTATCACGCCAAGCCCCGTGGCGCACCGGTCGCGGTCTATCAGCCTGTCGAGCATGGGATTGTCCACGGTGCGGATCACCGACCACACAGGATATCCCATCACCGCCAATGCGCCGTTGGCCAATTCAAAATGGCCGAAATGCCCCGTGGCCAGGATCA
Encoded proteins:
- a CDS encoding heme-binding domain-containing protein — its product is MTAASFQKVVSSIPAALALVAALAHVSFAHGGKQHDEEKKTPAPAQSVKADDTLTQISERYVKEVLPVFKRACFNCHSSQPVFPWYYAIPGVKQLINHDIREAREHMDMTAGFPFKGHGKPKEDLAAIIKSMEKGTMPPLRYRILHGNEALSQAEREIIKKWAADGLALMERKR
- the waaF gene encoding lipopolysaccharide heptosyltransferase II; this translates as MADMAAPRKLLAVMPNWLGDCVMALPALYGMKKAFPELSMSIAVKSAFMELGSLLPDVAATHPSDDLSAIGGIRNGRYDTALILPNSFNSAWRSMMMGSPRRIGYAGELRSILLTHAAPRPPKHSLHQQDYYANLVKAFFPKVEAIPAKLVIPDKANDEAASLLPVSGKPLVGIGFGASYGSAKMWPAEKFAELIDRLSGQADVVLIGAASDKELEARTKAHAKSRPLSLVGRTGLATLAAALSRLSLYITNDTGPMHLASALGVPVVAIFGPTSPEETMPLGDNVTVIYHKADCAPCWERVCPEDHRCMASVTVDEVYGAAGKVLNKG
- a CDS encoding lysophospholipid acyltransferase family protein, with product MSRKRNAALDFVAYQLVRGLSFLSRAASRKTALAIGSAVGWLGWQITKLSRNRIDASIENLRNLWPDAPRWELENILRRVFRHFGRFLLEMGRFALLDRGGLAKLVKFEGLENFTNAFARGKGVILATGHFGHFELANGALAVMGYPVWSVIRTVDNPMLDRLIDRDRCATGLGVIKKENSAGEILRHLRAGHVVTIAIDQNAGFNNIFVPFFGKAAATFMTPAVMGMRTGAPVLPVFCARDDAADTYTVRIHPPVELNVTGDRSADIRLAMTRISGTLEEAIRQAPEQWLWIHKRWKTRPGVADLEEIERDMEIIRSATNKTGMGTAANG